A region from the Osmerus eperlanus chromosome 11, fOsmEpe2.1, whole genome shotgun sequence genome encodes:
- the picalmb gene encoding phosphatidylinositol binding clathrin assembly protein b isoform X5 produces MSGQSITDRITAAQHSVTGSAVSKTVCKATTHEIMGPKKKHLDYLIHCTNEMNVSIPQLADSLFERTTNTSWVVVFKSLITTHHLMVYGNERFVQYLASRNTLFNLSNFLDKSGLQGYDMSTFIRRYSRYLNEKAVSYRQVAFDFTKVKRGVDGVMRSMNTEKLLKTIPMIQNQMDALLDFNVNANELTNGVINAAFLLLFKDSIRLFAAYNEGIINLLEKYFDMKKTQCKEGLDIYKKFLTRMTRISEFLKVAEQVGIDRGDIPDLSQFTVCAPSSLLEALEQHLASLEGKKVKDSTAASRASTLSNAVSSLASTGMSFTKVDEREKQAALEEEQARLKALKEQRLKELSKRPSFATTDTSPVSTTGGTISTAPAIDLFSTPSCSNGALKMESDLFDLQQTFQPSMQAGSTGLPVATAWADPFTSAEAGDDSMPNLNPFLSKLVVDAAHLPVVSSDGVSFSSRTSAHEMFGDRYNPFIDTNSSVSTNYKRTVRIEHSVSDSFCGSVPMAQHLPHQAPYPPESSGVAGLFRGYSAQQAPPQPSAGGIQVDFESVFGSKATGANSLDSDDITGGILKPTMAGSNQALCSSQQPEKLVSDDLDSSLANLVGNLGIGNGTAKNDIHWSQPGERRLTGGTNWQPKAAPTTTWNPVSMPPSVMAFPATTPTGMMGYGMPQQMGSMGMMNPPTMMYTQPVMRPPNPFGSVSSAQPSAASSPSSQSPLRAPGQDPFAQLSLKDFL; encoded by the exons ATGTCGGGGCAGAGCATTACGGACAGGATAACGGCAGCCCAGCACAGTGTAACGGGATCCGCTGTGTCTAAAACAGTATGTAAGGCAACTACACACGAAATAATGGGCCCGAAAAAGAAACATTTGGATT aCCTGATCCACTGCACCAATGAGATGAACGTCAGTATCCCTCAGCTTGCCGACTCACTATTTGAACGGACCACTAACACCAGCTGGGTGGTGGTGTTCAAGTCCCTGATCACCACACACCATCTCATGGTCTACGGGAACGAG CGTTTTGTCCAGTACTTGGCTTCAAGGAATACGTTATTCAATCTCAGTAATTTTTTGGACAAAAGTGGGTTACAAG GCTATGACATGTCCACATTTATCCGGAGATACAGCCGATACTTGAATGAAAAAGCGGTTTCATACAGACAGGTCGCTTTTGACTTCACTAAAGTAAAGCGAGG GGTGGACGGGGTGATGCGAAGCATGAATACAGAAAAGCTGTTGAAGACTATCCCTATGATACAGAACCAGATGGATGCTCTCCTCGACTTCAAT GTCAATGCCAACGAGCTCACTAACGGAGTCATCAATGCAgccttcctgctcctcttcaaAGACTCCATCAGGCTTTTTGCAGCCTATAATGAAGGCATTATCAATCTGTTAG AAAAGTACTTTGACATGAAGAAGACCCAGTGTAAAGAAGGTCTGGATATCTACAAGAAGTTCCTCACACGAATGACACGCATCTCCGAGTTCCTCAAAGTAGCAGAG CAAGTCGGTATTGACCGTGGAGACATACCAGACCTATCCCAG TTCACAGTTTGT GCTCCCAGTAGCCTTCTGGAAGCCCTGGAACAGCACCTCGCCTCTCTGGAAGGGAAGAAGGTGAAGGACTCCACTGCCGCCAGCAG ggcTAGTACCCTGTCTAACGCGGTGTCCTCGCTGGCAAGCACGGGGatgtcctttactaaagtggaTGAGCGGGAGAAGCAGGCCGCTCTGGAGGAGGAACAGGCCCGTCTCAAAGCACTGAAG GAACAGAGGCTGAAGGAGCTCTCCAAGAGACCTTCCTTCGCCACCACAGACACATCACCTGTCTCTACCACAGGGGGCACTATCAGCACTGCCCCAGCAATTGACCTCTTCTCTACCCCTAGCTGTTCCAATGG CGCTCTGAAAATGGAGAGTGACCTTTTCGACCTGCAGCAAACCTTCCAGCCCTCCATGCAGGCTGGATCTACAGGTCTGCCAGTGGCTACTGCCTGGGCAG ATCCTTTCACCTCTGCTGAAGCTGGAGACGACTCCATGCCAAACCTTAACCCCTTCCTGTCAAAGCTCGTTGTCGATGCTGCACACTTGCCTGTCGTTTCCTCCGACGGTGTTAGCTTTTCCTCTAGGACGTCTGCTCATGAAATGTTTGGTG ATCGTTACAATCCCTTTATTGACACAAACTCGTCCGTTTCAACCAATTACAAACGCACAGTGCGGATAGAACACTCCGTTTCAG ACTCCTTCTGTGGTTCAGTGCCCATGGCCCAGCACCTCCCACACCAGGCCCCATACCCTCCTGAGTCCTCTGGTGTAGCAGGCCTATTCAGAG GATATTCAGCACAACAGGCCCCTCCCCAGCCATCTGCAGGAGGGATCCAGGTGGACTTTGAGTCAGTCTTCGGATCCAAAGCGACCGGCGCCAACAGCCTTGATTCTGACG ATATTACGGGGGGCATCCTGAAGCCCACTATGGCAGGGTCTAACCAGGCCCTTTGCTCCAGTCAGCAGCCAGAGAAGCTGGTGTCAGACGACCTTGACTCCTCTCTGGCAAACCTAGTGGGCA ATCTCGGTATTGGAAACGGCACAGCGAAAAA TGACATACACTGGAGCcagcctggggagaggaggctgaCTGGAGGAACCAACTGGCAACCCAAGGCTGCGCCGACCACTACTTGGAACcctgtctccatg CCTCCCTCTGTCATGGCCTTCCCTGCCACGACTCCCACAGGCATGATGGGATATGGAATG CCCCAGCAGATGGGCTCCATGGGGATGATGAACCCTCCCACTATGATGTACACACAGCCCGTCATGAGGCCACCCAACCCCTTTGGCTCTGTGTCCAGCGCTCag CCCTCTGCAGCGTCTAGTCCTTCCAGCCAGAGTCCCCTCAGAGCTCCTGGACAGGACCCATTTGCACAGCTCTCTCTCAAGGATTTCTTGTAG
- the picalmb gene encoding phosphatidylinositol binding clathrin assembly protein b isoform X4, producing the protein MSGQSITDRITAAQHSVTGSAVSKTVCKATTHEIMGPKKKHLDYLIHCTNEMNVSIPQLADSLFERTTNTSWVVVFKSLITTHHLMVYGNERFVQYLASRNTLFNLSNFLDKSGLQGYDMSTFIRRYSRYLNEKAVSYRQVAFDFTKVKRGVDGVMRSMNTEKLLKTIPMIQNQMDALLDFNVNANELTNGVINAAFLLLFKDSIRLFAAYNEGIINLLEKYFDMKKTQCKEGLDIYKKFLTRMTRISEFLKVAEQVGIDRGDIPDLSQAPSSLLEALEQHLASLEGKKVKDSTAASRASTLSNAVSSLASTGMSFTKVDEREKQAALEEEQARLKALKEQRLKELSKRPSFATTDTSPVSTTGGTISTAPAIDLFSTPSCSNGALKMESDLFDLQQTFQPSMQAGSTGLPVATAWADPFTSAEAGDDSMPNLNPFLSKLVVDAAHLPVVSSDGVSFSSRTSAHEMFGDRYNPFIDTNSSVSTNYKRTVRIEHSVSDSFCGSVPMAQHLPHQAPYPPESSGVAGLFRGYSAQQAPPQPSAGGIQVDFESVFGSKATGANSLDSDDITGGILKPTMAGSNQALCSSQQPEKLVSDDLDSSLANLVGSKWHFMDLGIGNGTAKNDIHWSQPGERRLTGGTNWQPKAAPTTTWNPVSMPPSVMAFPATTPTGMMGYGMPQQMGSMGMMNPPTMMYTQPVMRPPNPFGSVSSAQPSAASSPSSQSPLRAPGQDPFAQLSLKDFL; encoded by the exons ATGTCGGGGCAGAGCATTACGGACAGGATAACGGCAGCCCAGCACAGTGTAACGGGATCCGCTGTGTCTAAAACAGTATGTAAGGCAACTACACACGAAATAATGGGCCCGAAAAAGAAACATTTGGATT aCCTGATCCACTGCACCAATGAGATGAACGTCAGTATCCCTCAGCTTGCCGACTCACTATTTGAACGGACCACTAACACCAGCTGGGTGGTGGTGTTCAAGTCCCTGATCACCACACACCATCTCATGGTCTACGGGAACGAG CGTTTTGTCCAGTACTTGGCTTCAAGGAATACGTTATTCAATCTCAGTAATTTTTTGGACAAAAGTGGGTTACAAG GCTATGACATGTCCACATTTATCCGGAGATACAGCCGATACTTGAATGAAAAAGCGGTTTCATACAGACAGGTCGCTTTTGACTTCACTAAAGTAAAGCGAGG GGTGGACGGGGTGATGCGAAGCATGAATACAGAAAAGCTGTTGAAGACTATCCCTATGATACAGAACCAGATGGATGCTCTCCTCGACTTCAAT GTCAATGCCAACGAGCTCACTAACGGAGTCATCAATGCAgccttcctgctcctcttcaaAGACTCCATCAGGCTTTTTGCAGCCTATAATGAAGGCATTATCAATCTGTTAG AAAAGTACTTTGACATGAAGAAGACCCAGTGTAAAGAAGGTCTGGATATCTACAAGAAGTTCCTCACACGAATGACACGCATCTCCGAGTTCCTCAAAGTAGCAGAG CAAGTCGGTATTGACCGTGGAGACATACCAGACCTATCCCAG GCTCCCAGTAGCCTTCTGGAAGCCCTGGAACAGCACCTCGCCTCTCTGGAAGGGAAGAAGGTGAAGGACTCCACTGCCGCCAGCAG ggcTAGTACCCTGTCTAACGCGGTGTCCTCGCTGGCAAGCACGGGGatgtcctttactaaagtggaTGAGCGGGAGAAGCAGGCCGCTCTGGAGGAGGAACAGGCCCGTCTCAAAGCACTGAAG GAACAGAGGCTGAAGGAGCTCTCCAAGAGACCTTCCTTCGCCACCACAGACACATCACCTGTCTCTACCACAGGGGGCACTATCAGCACTGCCCCAGCAATTGACCTCTTCTCTACCCCTAGCTGTTCCAATGG CGCTCTGAAAATGGAGAGTGACCTTTTCGACCTGCAGCAAACCTTCCAGCCCTCCATGCAGGCTGGATCTACAGGTCTGCCAGTGGCTACTGCCTGGGCAG ATCCTTTCACCTCTGCTGAAGCTGGAGACGACTCCATGCCAAACCTTAACCCCTTCCTGTCAAAGCTCGTTGTCGATGCTGCACACTTGCCTGTCGTTTCCTCCGACGGTGTTAGCTTTTCCTCTAGGACGTCTGCTCATGAAATGTTTGGTG ATCGTTACAATCCCTTTATTGACACAAACTCGTCCGTTTCAACCAATTACAAACGCACAGTGCGGATAGAACACTCCGTTTCAG ACTCCTTCTGTGGTTCAGTGCCCATGGCCCAGCACCTCCCACACCAGGCCCCATACCCTCCTGAGTCCTCTGGTGTAGCAGGCCTATTCAGAG GATATTCAGCACAACAGGCCCCTCCCCAGCCATCTGCAGGAGGGATCCAGGTGGACTTTGAGTCAGTCTTCGGATCCAAAGCGACCGGCGCCAACAGCCTTGATTCTGACG ATATTACGGGGGGCATCCTGAAGCCCACTATGGCAGGGTCTAACCAGGCCCTTTGCTCCAGTCAGCAGCCAGAGAAGCTGGTGTCAGACGACCTTGACTCCTCTCTGGCAAACCTAGTGGGCAGTAAGTGGCACTTTATGG ATCTCGGTATTGGAAACGGCACAGCGAAAAA TGACATACACTGGAGCcagcctggggagaggaggctgaCTGGAGGAACCAACTGGCAACCCAAGGCTGCGCCGACCACTACTTGGAACcctgtctccatg CCTCCCTCTGTCATGGCCTTCCCTGCCACGACTCCCACAGGCATGATGGGATATGGAATG CCCCAGCAGATGGGCTCCATGGGGATGATGAACCCTCCCACTATGATGTACACACAGCCCGTCATGAGGCCACCCAACCCCTTTGGCTCTGTGTCCAGCGCTCag CCCTCTGCAGCGTCTAGTCCTTCCAGCCAGAGTCCCCTCAGAGCTCCTGGACAGGACCCATTTGCACAGCTCTCTCTCAAGGATTTCTTGTAG
- the picalmb gene encoding phosphatidylinositol binding clathrin assembly protein b isoform X11, with translation MSGQSITDRITAAQHSVTGSAVSKTVCKATTHEIMGPKKKHLDYLIHCTNEMNVSIPQLADSLFERTTNTSWVVVFKSLITTHHLMVYGNERFVQYLASRNTLFNLSNFLDKSGLQGYDMSTFIRRYSRYLNEKAVSYRQVAFDFTKVKRGVDGVMRSMNTEKLLKTIPMIQNQMDALLDFNVNANELTNGVINAAFLLLFKDSIRLFAAYNEGIINLLEKYFDMKKTQCKEGLDIYKKFLTRMTRISEFLKVAEQVGIDRGDIPDLSQAPSSLLEALEQHLASLEGKKVKDSTAASRASTLSNAVSSLASTGMSFTKVDEREKQAALEEEQARLKALKEQRLKELSKRPSFATTDTSPVSTTGGTISTAPAIDLFSTPSCSNGALKMESDLFDLQQTFQPSMQAGSTGLPVATAWADPFTSAEAGDDSMPNLNPFLSKLVVDAAHLPVVSSDGVSFSSRTSAHEMFGGYSAQQAPPQPSAGGIQVDFESVFGSKATGANSLDSDDITGGILKPTMAGSNQALCSSQQPEKLVSDDLDSSLANLVGNLGIGNGTAKNDIHWSQPGERRLTGGTNWQPKAAPTTTWNPVSMPPSVMAFPATTPTGMMGYGMPQQMGSMGMMNPPTMMYTQPVMRPPNPFGSVSSAQPSAASSPSSQSPLRAPGQDPFAQLSLKDFL, from the exons ATGTCGGGGCAGAGCATTACGGACAGGATAACGGCAGCCCAGCACAGTGTAACGGGATCCGCTGTGTCTAAAACAGTATGTAAGGCAACTACACACGAAATAATGGGCCCGAAAAAGAAACATTTGGATT aCCTGATCCACTGCACCAATGAGATGAACGTCAGTATCCCTCAGCTTGCCGACTCACTATTTGAACGGACCACTAACACCAGCTGGGTGGTGGTGTTCAAGTCCCTGATCACCACACACCATCTCATGGTCTACGGGAACGAG CGTTTTGTCCAGTACTTGGCTTCAAGGAATACGTTATTCAATCTCAGTAATTTTTTGGACAAAAGTGGGTTACAAG GCTATGACATGTCCACATTTATCCGGAGATACAGCCGATACTTGAATGAAAAAGCGGTTTCATACAGACAGGTCGCTTTTGACTTCACTAAAGTAAAGCGAGG GGTGGACGGGGTGATGCGAAGCATGAATACAGAAAAGCTGTTGAAGACTATCCCTATGATACAGAACCAGATGGATGCTCTCCTCGACTTCAAT GTCAATGCCAACGAGCTCACTAACGGAGTCATCAATGCAgccttcctgctcctcttcaaAGACTCCATCAGGCTTTTTGCAGCCTATAATGAAGGCATTATCAATCTGTTAG AAAAGTACTTTGACATGAAGAAGACCCAGTGTAAAGAAGGTCTGGATATCTACAAGAAGTTCCTCACACGAATGACACGCATCTCCGAGTTCCTCAAAGTAGCAGAG CAAGTCGGTATTGACCGTGGAGACATACCAGACCTATCCCAG GCTCCCAGTAGCCTTCTGGAAGCCCTGGAACAGCACCTCGCCTCTCTGGAAGGGAAGAAGGTGAAGGACTCCACTGCCGCCAGCAG ggcTAGTACCCTGTCTAACGCGGTGTCCTCGCTGGCAAGCACGGGGatgtcctttactaaagtggaTGAGCGGGAGAAGCAGGCCGCTCTGGAGGAGGAACAGGCCCGTCTCAAAGCACTGAAG GAACAGAGGCTGAAGGAGCTCTCCAAGAGACCTTCCTTCGCCACCACAGACACATCACCTGTCTCTACCACAGGGGGCACTATCAGCACTGCCCCAGCAATTGACCTCTTCTCTACCCCTAGCTGTTCCAATGG CGCTCTGAAAATGGAGAGTGACCTTTTCGACCTGCAGCAAACCTTCCAGCCCTCCATGCAGGCTGGATCTACAGGTCTGCCAGTGGCTACTGCCTGGGCAG ATCCTTTCACCTCTGCTGAAGCTGGAGACGACTCCATGCCAAACCTTAACCCCTTCCTGTCAAAGCTCGTTGTCGATGCTGCACACTTGCCTGTCGTTTCCTCCGACGGTGTTAGCTTTTCCTCTAGGACGTCTGCTCATGAAATGTTTGGTG GATATTCAGCACAACAGGCCCCTCCCCAGCCATCTGCAGGAGGGATCCAGGTGGACTTTGAGTCAGTCTTCGGATCCAAAGCGACCGGCGCCAACAGCCTTGATTCTGACG ATATTACGGGGGGCATCCTGAAGCCCACTATGGCAGGGTCTAACCAGGCCCTTTGCTCCAGTCAGCAGCCAGAGAAGCTGGTGTCAGACGACCTTGACTCCTCTCTGGCAAACCTAGTGGGCA ATCTCGGTATTGGAAACGGCACAGCGAAAAA TGACATACACTGGAGCcagcctggggagaggaggctgaCTGGAGGAACCAACTGGCAACCCAAGGCTGCGCCGACCACTACTTGGAACcctgtctccatg CCTCCCTCTGTCATGGCCTTCCCTGCCACGACTCCCACAGGCATGATGGGATATGGAATG CCCCAGCAGATGGGCTCCATGGGGATGATGAACCCTCCCACTATGATGTACACACAGCCCGTCATGAGGCCACCCAACCCCTTTGGCTCTGTGTCCAGCGCTCag CCCTCTGCAGCGTCTAGTCCTTCCAGCCAGAGTCCCCTCAGAGCTCCTGGACAGGACCCATTTGCACAGCTCTCTCTCAAGGATTTCTTGTAG
- the picalmb gene encoding phosphatidylinositol binding clathrin assembly protein b isoform X3: MSGQSITDRITAAQHSVTGSAVSKTVCKATTHEIMGPKKKHLDYLIHCTNEMNVSIPQLADSLFERTTNTSWVVVFKSLITTHHLMVYGNERFVQYLASRNTLFNLSNFLDKSGLQGYDMSTFIRRYSRYLNEKAVSYRQVAFDFTKVKRGVDGVMRSMNTEKLLKTIPMIQNQMDALLDFNVNANELTNGVINAAFLLLFKDSIRLFAAYNEGIINLLEKYFDMKKTQCKEGLDIYKKFLTRMTRISEFLKVAEQVGIDRGDIPDLSQVSSQAPSSLLEALEQHLASLEGKKVKDSTAASRASTLSNAVSSLASTGMSFTKVDEREKQAALEEEQARLKALKRLKELSKRPSFATTDTSPVSTTGGTISTAPAIDLFSTPSCSNGALKMESDLFDLQQTFQPSMQAGSTGLPVATAWADPFTSAEAGDDSMPNLNPFLSKLVVDAAHLPVVSSDGVSFSSRTSAHEMFGDRYNPFIDTNSSVSTNYKRTVRIEHSVSDSFCGSVPMAQHLPHQAPYPPESSGVAGLFRGYSAQQAPPQPSAGGIQVDFESVFGSKATGANSLDSDDITGGILKPTMAGSNQALCSSQQPEKLVSDDLDSSLANLVGSKWHFMDLGIGNGTAKNDIHWSQPGERRLTGGTNWQPKAAPTTTWNPVSMPPSVMAFPATTPTGMMGYGMPQQMGSMGMMNPPTMMYTQPVMRPPNPFGSVSSAQPSAASSPSSQSPLRAPGQDPFAQLSLKDFL; encoded by the exons ATGTCGGGGCAGAGCATTACGGACAGGATAACGGCAGCCCAGCACAGTGTAACGGGATCCGCTGTGTCTAAAACAGTATGTAAGGCAACTACACACGAAATAATGGGCCCGAAAAAGAAACATTTGGATT aCCTGATCCACTGCACCAATGAGATGAACGTCAGTATCCCTCAGCTTGCCGACTCACTATTTGAACGGACCACTAACACCAGCTGGGTGGTGGTGTTCAAGTCCCTGATCACCACACACCATCTCATGGTCTACGGGAACGAG CGTTTTGTCCAGTACTTGGCTTCAAGGAATACGTTATTCAATCTCAGTAATTTTTTGGACAAAAGTGGGTTACAAG GCTATGACATGTCCACATTTATCCGGAGATACAGCCGATACTTGAATGAAAAAGCGGTTTCATACAGACAGGTCGCTTTTGACTTCACTAAAGTAAAGCGAGG GGTGGACGGGGTGATGCGAAGCATGAATACAGAAAAGCTGTTGAAGACTATCCCTATGATACAGAACCAGATGGATGCTCTCCTCGACTTCAAT GTCAATGCCAACGAGCTCACTAACGGAGTCATCAATGCAgccttcctgctcctcttcaaAGACTCCATCAGGCTTTTTGCAGCCTATAATGAAGGCATTATCAATCTGTTAG AAAAGTACTTTGACATGAAGAAGACCCAGTGTAAAGAAGGTCTGGATATCTACAAGAAGTTCCTCACACGAATGACACGCATCTCCGAGTTCCTCAAAGTAGCAGAG CAAGTCGGTATTGACCGTGGAGACATACCAGACCTATCCCAGGTAAGTT CCCAGGCTCCCAGTAGCCTTCTGGAAGCCCTGGAACAGCACCTCGCCTCTCTGGAAGGGAAGAAGGTGAAGGACTCCACTGCCGCCAGCAG ggcTAGTACCCTGTCTAACGCGGTGTCCTCGCTGGCAAGCACGGGGatgtcctttactaaagtggaTGAGCGGGAGAAGCAGGCCGCTCTGGAGGAGGAACAGGCCCGTCTCAAAGCACTGAAG AGGCTGAAGGAGCTCTCCAAGAGACCTTCCTTCGCCACCACAGACACATCACCTGTCTCTACCACAGGGGGCACTATCAGCACTGCCCCAGCAATTGACCTCTTCTCTACCCCTAGCTGTTCCAATGG CGCTCTGAAAATGGAGAGTGACCTTTTCGACCTGCAGCAAACCTTCCAGCCCTCCATGCAGGCTGGATCTACAGGTCTGCCAGTGGCTACTGCCTGGGCAG ATCCTTTCACCTCTGCTGAAGCTGGAGACGACTCCATGCCAAACCTTAACCCCTTCCTGTCAAAGCTCGTTGTCGATGCTGCACACTTGCCTGTCGTTTCCTCCGACGGTGTTAGCTTTTCCTCTAGGACGTCTGCTCATGAAATGTTTGGTG ATCGTTACAATCCCTTTATTGACACAAACTCGTCCGTTTCAACCAATTACAAACGCACAGTGCGGATAGAACACTCCGTTTCAG ACTCCTTCTGTGGTTCAGTGCCCATGGCCCAGCACCTCCCACACCAGGCCCCATACCCTCCTGAGTCCTCTGGTGTAGCAGGCCTATTCAGAG GATATTCAGCACAACAGGCCCCTCCCCAGCCATCTGCAGGAGGGATCCAGGTGGACTTTGAGTCAGTCTTCGGATCCAAAGCGACCGGCGCCAACAGCCTTGATTCTGACG ATATTACGGGGGGCATCCTGAAGCCCACTATGGCAGGGTCTAACCAGGCCCTTTGCTCCAGTCAGCAGCCAGAGAAGCTGGTGTCAGACGACCTTGACTCCTCTCTGGCAAACCTAGTGGGCAGTAAGTGGCACTTTATGG ATCTCGGTATTGGAAACGGCACAGCGAAAAA TGACATACACTGGAGCcagcctggggagaggaggctgaCTGGAGGAACCAACTGGCAACCCAAGGCTGCGCCGACCACTACTTGGAACcctgtctccatg CCTCCCTCTGTCATGGCCTTCCCTGCCACGACTCCCACAGGCATGATGGGATATGGAATG CCCCAGCAGATGGGCTCCATGGGGATGATGAACCCTCCCACTATGATGTACACACAGCCCGTCATGAGGCCACCCAACCCCTTTGGCTCTGTGTCCAGCGCTCag CCCTCTGCAGCGTCTAGTCCTTCCAGCCAGAGTCCCCTCAGAGCTCCTGGACAGGACCCATTTGCACAGCTCTCTCTCAAGGATTTCTTGTAG
- the picalmb gene encoding phosphatidylinositol binding clathrin assembly protein b isoform X14, which translates to MSGQSITDRITAAQHSVTGSAVSKTVCKATTHEIMGPKKKHLDYLIHCTNEMNVSIPQLADSLFERTTNTSWVVVFKSLITTHHLMVYGNERFVQYLASRNTLFNLSNFLDKSGLQGYDMSTFIRRYSRYLNEKAVSYRQVAFDFTKVKRGVDGVMRSMNTEKLLKTIPMIQNQMDALLDFNVNANELTNGVINAAFLLLFKDSIRLFAAYNEGIINLLEKYFDMKKTQCKEGLDIYKKFLTRMTRISEFLKVAEQVGIDRGDIPDLSQAPSSLLEALEQHLASLEGKKVKDSTAASRASTLSNAVSSLASTGMSFTKVDEREKQAALEEEQARLKALKEQRLKELSKRPSFATTDTSPVSTTGGTISTAPAIDLFSTPSCSNGALKMESDLFDLQQTFQPSMQAGSTGLPVATAWAGYSAQQAPPQPSAGGIQVDFESVFGSKATGANSLDSDDITGGILKPTMAGSNQALCSSQQPEKLVSDDLDSSLANLVGNLGIGNGTAKNDIHWSQPGERRLTGGTNWQPKAAPTTTWNPVSMPPSVMAFPATTPTGMMGYGMPQQMGSMGMMNPPTMMYTQPVMRPPNPFGSVSSAQPSAASSPSSQSPLRAPGQDPFAQLSLKDFL; encoded by the exons ATGTCGGGGCAGAGCATTACGGACAGGATAACGGCAGCCCAGCACAGTGTAACGGGATCCGCTGTGTCTAAAACAGTATGTAAGGCAACTACACACGAAATAATGGGCCCGAAAAAGAAACATTTGGATT aCCTGATCCACTGCACCAATGAGATGAACGTCAGTATCCCTCAGCTTGCCGACTCACTATTTGAACGGACCACTAACACCAGCTGGGTGGTGGTGTTCAAGTCCCTGATCACCACACACCATCTCATGGTCTACGGGAACGAG CGTTTTGTCCAGTACTTGGCTTCAAGGAATACGTTATTCAATCTCAGTAATTTTTTGGACAAAAGTGGGTTACAAG GCTATGACATGTCCACATTTATCCGGAGATACAGCCGATACTTGAATGAAAAAGCGGTTTCATACAGACAGGTCGCTTTTGACTTCACTAAAGTAAAGCGAGG GGTGGACGGGGTGATGCGAAGCATGAATACAGAAAAGCTGTTGAAGACTATCCCTATGATACAGAACCAGATGGATGCTCTCCTCGACTTCAAT GTCAATGCCAACGAGCTCACTAACGGAGTCATCAATGCAgccttcctgctcctcttcaaAGACTCCATCAGGCTTTTTGCAGCCTATAATGAAGGCATTATCAATCTGTTAG AAAAGTACTTTGACATGAAGAAGACCCAGTGTAAAGAAGGTCTGGATATCTACAAGAAGTTCCTCACACGAATGACACGCATCTCCGAGTTCCTCAAAGTAGCAGAG CAAGTCGGTATTGACCGTGGAGACATACCAGACCTATCCCAG GCTCCCAGTAGCCTTCTGGAAGCCCTGGAACAGCACCTCGCCTCTCTGGAAGGGAAGAAGGTGAAGGACTCCACTGCCGCCAGCAG ggcTAGTACCCTGTCTAACGCGGTGTCCTCGCTGGCAAGCACGGGGatgtcctttactaaagtggaTGAGCGGGAGAAGCAGGCCGCTCTGGAGGAGGAACAGGCCCGTCTCAAAGCACTGAAG GAACAGAGGCTGAAGGAGCTCTCCAAGAGACCTTCCTTCGCCACCACAGACACATCACCTGTCTCTACCACAGGGGGCACTATCAGCACTGCCCCAGCAATTGACCTCTTCTCTACCCCTAGCTGTTCCAATGG CGCTCTGAAAATGGAGAGTGACCTTTTCGACCTGCAGCAAACCTTCCAGCCCTCCATGCAGGCTGGATCTACAGGTCTGCCAGTGGCTACTGCCTGGGCAG GATATTCAGCACAACAGGCCCCTCCCCAGCCATCTGCAGGAGGGATCCAGGTGGACTTTGAGTCAGTCTTCGGATCCAAAGCGACCGGCGCCAACAGCCTTGATTCTGACG ATATTACGGGGGGCATCCTGAAGCCCACTATGGCAGGGTCTAACCAGGCCCTTTGCTCCAGTCAGCAGCCAGAGAAGCTGGTGTCAGACGACCTTGACTCCTCTCTGGCAAACCTAGTGGGCA ATCTCGGTATTGGAAACGGCACAGCGAAAAA TGACATACACTGGAGCcagcctggggagaggaggctgaCTGGAGGAACCAACTGGCAACCCAAGGCTGCGCCGACCACTACTTGGAACcctgtctccatg CCTCCCTCTGTCATGGCCTTCCCTGCCACGACTCCCACAGGCATGATGGGATATGGAATG CCCCAGCAGATGGGCTCCATGGGGATGATGAACCCTCCCACTATGATGTACACACAGCCCGTCATGAGGCCACCCAACCCCTTTGGCTCTGTGTCCAGCGCTCag CCCTCTGCAGCGTCTAGTCCTTCCAGCCAGAGTCCCCTCAGAGCTCCTGGACAGGACCCATTTGCACAGCTCTCTCTCAAGGATTTCTTGTAG